ACCGGCTTGGCCAGGTCCCAGATGCTCATCCACGTCTCGGTGACGTGGCGGGGCCACTGACCCTCGCCCTCGGCGGTGAAGTGGGGCATGTCGACGCCCTCGTTGGCACCGCCCAGCTCGTATCCGGCGGAGAAGCAGCTGCCGGCTCCGCGCACGATCATCACCCGCACGTCGGGATCCTGGTCGGCCTGCTGGAGCGCAGCCATGATCTCGGCGCGCAGCTGGTGGCTGAGCGCGTTGCGCTTCTCGGGCCGGTTGAGGGTGAGGCGGCGCACGAACGGTGCCGGGTCGTCGACGATCAGCACCTCGGGCGCCGAGCCGAGCGCCGGGACGTTGTCGGAGCTCGCGGCCTGCGGCGCCACCGTGCCGTACGTCGATTCCACCGCAGCGATCCTCTGGTCGTCGGGGGTGTCGCTCACTTGATCGCGCTCGCATCCATGTCGCCCGAGATCCGCTCGATCGACTTGTCGGGCAGGTCAGCAATCGGCCGGGCGACCTCCTCGACCGTCGGCCCGATGCGCGCCGCCAACGGGGCGAGGGCGTCCAGGTCGAAGCCGTACATCTCGGCGGCGTTACCGGCGAGGATCTTGCGCATCTCGGCCTCGGGGGCAGCGCTGAAGCGGGCCCGCAGGTTCTCGCGGGTGTAGGGGTAGGTGCCCTCGTCGTGGGGATAGTCGCTGCCCCACATGAACTTGTCCAGGCCGATGATGTGGCGGGCGTCGGCGTCGGCCTGTCGGGGCTGGCTGACCCCCATCCACACGTTCTGGTGGAAGTACTCGGTGGCGTCCTTGGGCAGGATGTGGTCGGCCCCGTAACGGATCTCGCCGGTGGCCCCGGTGTCACGGATGCTGCGGATGTTCGTGTCGAGGCGTTCGAGCAGCGGCGGCACCCAGGCACACCCGGCCTCGGTGAGCACCACCTTGAGGCGGGGGAACCGCTCGAAGACGCCCGAGAGGATCAGCTGCACCAGGGGGCGTTCGGTGTAGAACGGCACCTCGTTGATGTAGAGCAGCATCGACACCGGGTAGGGGCCGTAGTCCGGGTTGCCCGAGCCGCTGTGGATGTTGATCGGCACCTCGAGGTCCTGCAGCACCTGCCACAAGGGGTCGTAGCAGCGGTCGTACAGCGGCTTCACCCACTTGACGTCCGGGGCGATGTTGGGCAGCAGGATGCCGCCGCGCAGGCCGTTCTCCTTGATCCAGCGCACGTCGGCGATCGCATCGTCGACATCGTTGAGGAAGATCTGGCCGACGCCGGCACGGCGCTCGGGAAACTCGTTGCACCAATCGACCAGCCAGCGGTTGTGGGCCGTCACCCCGGCATGGCGGTGGCGGTACTCCTCGTCGGTCGGCGGCTTGGCGAACAGCACGAAGCTGGGGAAGAACGGCGGGACGGTGTTGGGGAACACCACCTCGGCGGCGATGCCGTCTGCCTCCTGCTGGGCGTTGCGCATCTCGTTGTCCCAGTTGCGCAGCTTCCGCTTGTCGCCCAGGTCCTTGTACGGGTTCTTGTACTCGCCGCGCCAGGCGTCAAAGTCCGGAACGAACTCGGGGTCGAGGTACTCCCGATAGGCCTGGTGGCTGCCGCCGGCGTGACAGTCGGCCGAAATGATCGTGTAGGGGGCGGCGGCGCTGCCTGCTCGATCGGCTGTCTCGGTGGGTACAGGTTCGGTGAGTGTCATGGGGCCAACCTTCCGTGGAGCTGAGCTGCGACAACCGCGTGCCGGCGACGGATCAGCCCCGCCCCAGGCATCTCCAAGTAGAACACGTTCTCGCTGGCATCGCCAACGACCTCCTCAGCGCGAAAGCCGATTGGTTGACCAGCGGCAGCGCCCTCCCACACCCGTTCCACTGCGCTCCAACTGGATCGACGGCATCAGGCACCTCCCGGCGCGTTTCGTCGACCCGACATAGGCTCAGCCGATGACCTCCCTGGGACGGACCTCGCGACGCCATCCGTTGGGCCTCGGCGTCGCCTTGGTGCTTGCGGCCGGGGCACTCGCTGCCTGCGGCGGGTCCGAGGACGGCCCAACCCCGGGCGGGTCCGGCGGGGCGGACAACCCGAACGAAACGCTCGGCGAACGCACCTGGATCCTCGACGGAACGGGTAGTACCCCTGCGATTACCACCGGTGCCACCGTCACCCTCGTCCACGACTCGGGGAACGTGTCCGGACAGGCACCGTGCAACACCTACCGCACCGAGTTCACCGTCGACGGCGACCGAGTTGAGGTGGGGCCGGTCGCCACGACCAGGATGGCCTGCGAGCCGGAGGTCAACGAGGCTGAGAACGACTTCCTCAAGGCGCTCGAGCGGGTGGACACCGTCGCCGCCAACGGCGACCGATTGACCCTCACCGGCTCCGACGGAGTCGAGTTGATCTTCGACGCGCAGGACCCCGCAACCGCGCTGTTGGGGTCGTGGGAGATCGTCAACCTGGCCACCAACGACGCTCTGGCCACGCCCCTCAAGGGCACCACGCCGACGATCGACTTCGCCGACGACGGTTCCCTGGCTGCCAACGCCGGCTGCAATCAGATCGGGGCCACCTGGGAGCTCGACGGTTCGTCGCTCACGATCGATGACGGCCGGCGCACCTTGATGGCCTGCGCAGACCCGGAGGGCGTCATGGAGCAGGAGGATGCGCTGGGCAAGGCCCTGGACGCCGCAGCCCGGGTGGAGGTCAGCGACCAGCTGATCATCTTCAACTCGGAGGGCTCGATGCTGATCGCGGCCAAGCGGGCCGCCGACGGGTAGCCCGTCCCACCCTCGCGTTCAGTCCCGTTTGCGCATGGCGTCGACCAGGCGGTCGGTGGCGGCGTGGGAGTCGAAGGACAGGCGAGCCATCCAGAAGCGCAGAAACTGGGCCATCGAGTAGCGCACGAACAGCGCCGCACCGACGACAGCGAGGGTCAACCCGATCAGGGCTGCAACGATGGCGTCGCGCTGCTGCAACGGGTTGGTCGTGCTGTGGCTGATCACGTAGGCGACGATGACGACCACGATCGCCGACGCCATCAGCGCCACGCCGACCCACAGCAGCGCGCGGTCCCGGCTGCCGGCGCCGCCGGGCAGCGCCATGTCGGCGATCTCGGCGCTGAAGCGTTCAACCCGGTCCGGCCCATCGGCAGTTCCGGGCGGCTCGGGCGAATACGGGTTCTCGATCGCAGGGCCGTCGGGCACAGGGCTGTCGGTCACGGGGCTGTCGGGCGCTGGGCTGTCGGGCGCTGGGCTGTCGGTCACGGGGCTTCCTCCTTCATCCGCCCAGGTAGGCCTGGGAGAGGCGATCTTCGATGTCATGGGGCCGACCGGCGTCGACGACGTGGCCCTGCACCAGCACGACGGCCACGTCGGCCACGTCGATCACGATGCGTGCGAACTGCTCGACCAACAGCACCGACGTGCCCTCGGCGGCCACCTGGGCCACGGTGTCGTACAACTCGTCGACGATGATCGGCGCCAGGCCCATCGACAGCTCGTCGAGGACCAACAGGGCCGGGTCGGTCGCCAGGCCGCGTGCCATGGCCAGCATCTGCTGCTGGCCACCGGAGAGGGTGCCGCTCGTCTGGTCGATCCGCTGGGCCAGCTGCGGGAACCGGGCGAGCGAGCGCTCCTCGATCTGCGCCCGGTCCTGACCCCGGTGGGTCATCATCCACAGGTTCTCGCGCACGGTGAGGTTGGGGAAGATGCCCCGTCCCTCGGGGATGAGGCACAGGCCTCGGCGGGCGAGGTCGTCGGCCCGGGCGCCGTTCACCCGACGTCCGGCGATGATGATGTCGCCCGCCGAGGCGGGCAGCAGGCCGGCGAGCACCTTGAGCGTGGTCGACTTGCCCGCGCCGTTGGGCCCGAGGATCGCCACCACCTCGCCGGCACCGACGACCAGGTCCACGCCGTGCAGCACGTCAATGCCGTCGTAGCCGGCGTGAACGCCGCGCAGCTCCACCAGCGGGCCGTCGCTCATTGCGCCACCGGCGTGGGCAGATCGGACTTCGGTGCGCCGAGGTAGGCATCGAGCACGGCCGGATCGGTCTGTACCTGCGCCGGTGATCCGCTGGTGAGGATCCGGCCCAGGTTCAACACGTTGACCGTGTGGCAGACCTCCATCACCAGGGACATGTCGTGCTCGACCAGCACGATCGTGATGCCGTCGTCGGCCAGCTCGACGAGCAGGCGCCCGAACCGGGCGGTCTCGGTATCGTTCTGGCCCGACGCAGGCTCGTCGAGCAGCAGCACGCTCGGGTGGCATGCCAGCGCCCGGCCAAGCTCGACCAGCCTGCCGTGGCCGGTCGACAGCGTGGTGACGCGCTCGTCGGCCGCGTCTCGTAGGCCGACCCGGTCGAGGATCGCCTCGGTTGAGGCTGCCGGGTCGCCGTCGTGACGCGCCCAGCGGTGGTGGATGTCGGCGGCGACGCGGATGTTCTCTCGCACCGACAGCATCGTGAACAGCTCGAGCTGTTGAAAGGTGCGGGCCAACCCGGCGCGCGCCCGCCGGTGCATCGACTTGCGGGTGAGATCGACCCCGTCGAGCGTGATCCGGCCCGACGACGGCGTGACCAGCCCGGTGATCGCGTTGAACAGGGTGGTCTTGCCCGCGCCGTTGGGCCCGATCAGCCCGGTGATCCGCCCCTCCGCTGCAACGACCGATGCCGCGTCGAGCGCCCGGTTTCCCCCGAAGGACACGACGACATCGGTCGCCTCAAGCACCCCCATTACCCACCCCCTGCTCGTTGCCCGCCGGCCGCACCTCGAACGGACGCCCGCCGGGCGATTTCGCCCCCACCAAGGCAGCCGGAACGAAGGCCAGGCCGTCGCGGGTGGTGCCGTCGAAGCCCAGCTCGTCGTTCATCGCCGTCAGGTCGGCCGGCGACCACGCCCGCGCGAGACCGGCCCACTCGATACCGGCCCGTTCGAAGTTCGGACGTTCGGGGAGTGCAGCGGTGGCCACCCCGTCGGACGCTGCCGCACCCAACTCTGCGCTCGCAACTGCGGCCGCCACCGGGGCCGGACGAGTCGATCGGATGCTCGCCAACGCACCGGCGACCAGAAACGTCACGGCGAGTAGGAGGGCGAAGGGCCGGTTACCGATCACGCCGGCCAGACGCAGCGCATAGGCACCGACCATCGCCGCCGTCATGGCGACGAGCACCGGTCGGTCCCGGCGCAGCGGAGCCACCCCATCCGACATCAGGGGCACCACGCCGCTGGGGTTGCGCCCGAGCCCAATACCGGCGAGCCCCGGGATGATCGTGTTGACCTTGGCGAACAGGGGGCCGAGGCCCGAGGTCAGGGGGATCAGGCCGAACAGGCTGATCCCGGCGAACAGTGCGCCGCCGATCAGCCCGGCGCCGCCGACGATGACCAGGATGAAGATCGGCAGGCCGGTGAGCAGGTCGTAGCGGGACGGGGACACCGTGCCCAACTGCATGCCGTAGAGCGCCCCACCCAGCCCGGCGATCGCCGCCGACAGCGTGAACACGCCCACCCGCGGCCAGCGCAGATCCAGCCCGAACGTGGCACAGGCCACCTCGCTGTCGCGCATCGCCACCAGTTGCCGGCCCCAGCGGCCCCAACGCAGCGCAGCCACCAGCACCGCAACGACGGCGAAGGCCACCGCCGACAGCATCAACTGCCGGCCCGGGGTGTCGAAGCGGTAGCCGAACAATGACAAAGCGTCGATGCTCGTTGAGTTGACGTTGAACAGGCTGACGTGGATCGGGCCGAGGTCGAAGTCGGGCAGGTTGAAGATCCAGCGGTCCATCGCCACGCCGAAGGCAGCGGTGGCCAGCGCCAGGTAGATGCCGGACAGGCGCATCACCGGCAGGGCGATCAGCGCCCCGACGGCGGCGGCGAACACCATTGCCAGCACCAGGCCGAGCGGGGATCCACCGCCACCGTGGTGGGCGACGGCGATGGCGCCGATGCCGCCGAAGGTCAGCTGGGCCAGCGAGATCTGCCCGGCGAACCCGACCAACGGCACCAGCGACAGGGCGACGATCCCGAGCGAGAACACCGGCCCGTAGGAGATCAGGCTGCCGGCGTCGAGGGTGGTGACCATGACGACACCGACGGCCACCACCGCACCGGCGAGGGCAAACGTTCCGGTCCGTGACGGCGACGGAAAGTACTCACGCAGCTGAGTGCGGGTGCGCAGTCGGGGGTTGGGCACGAACAACAGCGCCAGGAACAGGACGATCACCGCTGCGGCCGGGCGCATCCCGGCCAGGTAGCGGTTGTCCCCGGGCAGGTAACCGGCCAGGTAACCCTCGGTGAGGCCGATTGCGATCGCTCCGACGAAGGTCAGGGGCAGCGATCGCAATCTCCCAAAGATCGCCGCTGCGTAGGCGTTGACGATCAGGAGCGACAGCGACCCGGCCTCGAGCGACAGCGACGGGGCGATCAGGATGCCGCCGACTGCGGCCAGCCCCACGCCGACCGCCCAGCTGATCAGGGCGATCCGGTCGGGCCGGGCACCGTTGAGCAGCGCCAGCGAGCGGTCGTCGACGTTGGCCCGCATCGAGACCCCGATGCGGGTGCGGTGCAGCAGCCAGCGCAGGCCGATCGCCACCCCGATCGCCACCCCGATCGTGATCGCCTGGTGGTAGGTGATCGACGTGACACCCAGGTCCAGCCTGCGACCCTGGTAGAAGGTGCTCATCGGTCGGCTCTGGCCCGGCGTCCAAATCAGGTTGGCCAGACCGATCAAACCGACGAGCAGGCTGATCGACACGACCAGCTTGGTGGCCTCGCTGGTGCCGGCCAGGCCGCGCATGATCACCCGCTCGAGCATCAACCCGAACAGCGGCGCGATCACCCCGATCACCACGAACAAGGCCAGCGGGGTGGGCCAGCCCCACTGGAAACGGATCTGCCAGTATGCGAAGGCGGCCAGCATGCCGATGGCGCCGTGGGCGAAGTTGAAGATCCCCGTCGTCGTGTAGGTGAGCACCAGGCCGCTGGAGATAATGGCGTAGATCGCCGCCAGGGTGAGGCCGACGATCGTGAAGATCAGAAACTTCTCCATTCAGGTCACTCGAGGTCGTCGATCGACTTGCCGACCGACTCGAGGGTGGTGCCCGAGCCGTAGTCGCCGGTCAGCTTGATGATGTTGTCCTTGGAGCAGGAGAACAGCCCATCGTTGGGCTCGAAATCGTCGGGGATGACGAACCCTTTTGGCGTGGCCTCGACCACCATCATGCATTCGGGGCCCTGGTCCTTGCTCGGGTTGGCCTCGGCGTGCAGGCCGCCGCCTGTCCAGTCGGTGACCTTCCGGGCGGCGTCGTACACGCACGCGCGGGTGACGTCCGAGCCGCACTGCTTCACCGCGCCGGCGAACAGTAGCCAGCCCGAAAAGGCCTGGTAACCGAGCAGCGCCTCGTCCTTGCCGTCGGGAAGGAATTCGCCAAACAGATCGAGGTACTGCTGGGTGGCCGGATTGTCCTCGGCGAGGAAGGGCGGCACGACCGAGGCGACGGCGTAGACGTTCTTCACGGCGGCGCCACCCACGTCGATGAAGCCCTGGTCGATCACGTTGGTGCCGGCGAGTATCCACTTGGGCTCGTAGCCGATGTCGGCCATCGCCTGAAGCAGCTTGGCCAGACCTTCGGGCTCACCGGTGTACACCACCCCCTCGACCTTGTCGCTCGACAGCGCCTCGGCAAAGGGCGTCCAGCTGGCCTCGCCCGTCGAGTTGTACTGGGCCTTGTACACCGAGGTCCATCCCAGCTGCTTGGCGGCGTCCTGTGCCTGGGCGTCGACGAACACCAGCGAGCCGATATTGCCGGTGAGAAAGCCGACCCGGTCGGTCGATCCGGGAAACTCGTCCTCCAGGTATCGGAACAGGCCGACCTGCAACTCGTCGATGGCGGCGGGAACCGGCGACACCGACAGCTCGGAGGCGCGCGCCTCGGGCGACACCTGGAAGCCGGGGATTTCGGGGAGCATGCAGCGGAGGCGCTCCTCCTGACCGGTCTCGTCAAACACGCCGCCACTGCCGACGAGCATGAAGTCCTCCTGGCAGGACTCGGTGATGCGCTGCTTGTACTCGGTCAGCTTGGCGTCACGCTCGACGTCCTCAATCTTGCGACCGTTGATGCCGCCGGCGTCGTTGCACCAGGCGGTGAACACCTCGGCCGAATCGAAGATCTCCTGGTTGAGACCGGGGCGTCCGACGAAGCCGGGGTCGGCGATCGTGCCCACCTGGATGGCGTCATCGGTGACCCCCTGAGCGGTCGCCCCCGAGGCGTCGCCGGGCCCACATACGCCCTTGAGATCACCAAAGTCGCCCGCCGCCGTCGTCTGTTCGTTGGGGGCCTGCGTTCCGTTGCCACCCAAGGTGTCGGCGGCGGCAGTGGCAGCGCCCCCGGCGGTGGCGACCGGTGCGGCCGCGCCGGTCTCGACTTCGTTGGCCCCGCGGGTGCAACCGCCGACGAGCACCGCCGCGGCGAGCACTGCCACCGCCGTCCGCTTGTGGAGCGGCGCACCGAACACGACCGGCCTCCGCCGTCCCCCAACGATCATGTCGCGTCCCCCCGGATCTGTGACGAACGCCACCGTACTCGCAAGAACGCGTTCTCGCGCGCCCTTTTGGGTCTAGTCCTCCGGCCGAGCCCCCTGGCGACCCAGCCGGGCGATGGCCCCGGCGAAGACCGTGGCCATCGTCGCTGCGGTCAACCGCTTCTCGACCGAGGTGCGGTGGCCGGGCTGGGGCGACAGGGTCAGGTATCCCAACGGTGGCCGCGTCCGCCGCACGGATGAACCTGATCAGTTGGCGAAGCTCCTTGCGACGCGCCGTATTGCGGGCGGCCAGGCCGGCCAGCCTGCTGCTGAGCACCCCGACGATGATGCCGACGATGACCAGCGAGATGGCGGCGGACAGGTCGTCGCCATCGGAGATGGCCAGCCGGTGGTGCCGATCGCAGCGACGACAACGACCGAAAGCACGAGGATCACGGCCGCCGCGCTGGTGTGCGACCCACGCAACGGGATGGTCGCCGCTGCGGTCGCCGCCGGCAGGGCGACGGCGAGGACGTAGCCGGCGATCAGCCGGGCCCGCTGGAGCGGCTGGCCCTCGGCCGGCTCGACCGTCTCGAAACGGCCGTGACCAACCCGCCTCGATTCGGTTGCGTTGAACGATTCGACGATGCGTTGCAGGGTGCGGTCGAAACGGTTCATCGTTCTTCATCTCCGTCGGTGAGGAATCGGTAGCCCATCCCCGGTTCGGTCTTGAAGTAGCGGGGGTGGGAGGGATCGCCCTCCAGCTTGCGGCGCAGGTTGGCCATGTGGACCCGCAGATAGCCGGACTCGTCGTCGAAGTTCGGACCCCACACGGCGGTGAGTAGCTGACGTTGGGTAACCAGGCGGTCGCTGTGACGCGCCAGGTGTTCCACAAGCTCCCACTCGGTGGGGGTGAGGTGGACGGCCTCGCCGGAGCGCTCCACCCGCTTGTCGGCCAGGTCGATCCGCAGCCGGCCGACGACCACGACCGGGACGGTCTCACCCACCGACGCCGTGCGCCGCAGCGCAGCTCGCATGCGGGCGAGCAGTTCGTTCATACCGAACGGCTTGGTGACGAAATCGTCGGCGCCCGCGTCGAGCGCCTCCACCTTGTCGGCCTCCTCGCTGCGGACGGTCAACATGATGATCGGCACCTCGGTCCACCCGCGCAGGCCGTGGACCACCTCGATCCCGCTGAGATCGGGCAAGCCGATATCCAACAGCACCAGGTCGGGGTGGCGATCGGCCGCGAGCTGCAGCGCAGCGCGACCGGTGTCGGCCAGCACCACGTCAAACTCGCGGGCCTGCAGGTTGGTCGCCAGCGCGCGCCGGATCTGGGGCTCGTCGTCGACCACCAGAACGGTGGTCACGACGCCGCTCCGGCCGGGGAGGGAAGGGGCAGTGCGTCGCTCTTCCCGGCGAGGGGCAGCGACAGCGTTACGGTGAGGCCGCCACCGGGCGTTTCCTCGGCGCTCAGCACGCCGTGCATGGCGGTCATGAAGCCTCGGGCGACCGCCAACCCCAGGCCCACTCCCCCGCTGGTGTCGTCCCCGAAGCGTTGGAAGGGCTGAAACATGGTGGCACGCGCCTCGGGCGAGATACCCGGCCCGTGGTCGACGATCCGCATCACCGCTGTGTCGTCCCGGCTGGTTGCCTGCACCAGGATCTTGCGATCGGCCGGCGAATGAGCGAGGGCGTTGGCCACGATGTTGGCCAGTACCCGTTCGAAGAGCCCCGCATCGGCCAGCGCCGCCGGACCGTCGTCGTCAAGCTCGATCACCACGCGGCCCGTGGGCTCGGACAGGCTGGCCAGAGCAGCGGCGATGACGTCGTCGAGCCCGACGGCACGAACGGTGATTTCGACCGCGCCGGCCTCGATGCGGCTCATGTCGAGCAGATTGCCGATCAGGTCGTCGAGCCGATCCGCCTCCTCGTCGATCGTGCGGGCAAACTCGGCGCGCTGCTCGGCGTTCCAGTCCACGTCGTCTTGAAGGAGGCTGGTCGACGATGCCTTGATCGACGCCAACGGCGAGCGCAGATCGTGTGACACAGCTCGCAGGATCGCTGTGCGCAGCTCGTCGGCCCGGGCGAGAGTTGCAGCGTCGCTGGCCGCCGCCTCCAGCACGCGCCGTTGAAGCGCCTCGACCAGCCGGGCGCCGAACGCCCCCAGCACCCGTCGATCGGCGGCGGTCAGCCCACCCGGCGTCAGGGTGAGCAGGTGGTCCTCCCCCAGCTCGAGTCGCTCACCCTCGGAAGGAACCGGCGTCGAGTCAAGGCCGTCCACGGCGACGACGCTCCAGCTGCGATCGCCCTCACGGACGAAGATTGCGGCTCCGATCTGGCCGAACGTGATGCGCAGATGGGAGAGCAACACCCCCACCGGGTCGTGCTCGCCGACATCGGCCCCGACCACGTCGATGAGGGCCTCCGTTTCAGCACGCGCCCGGGCTGCATCGGCCGTGCGCCGGGCCGTTCGGGCGACGAGCAGGCTGACGAGGCCACCGGCCGACACGAAGGCCGACACCGCAATCAGGTGCTCGGGGTCTCTGATCCGCAGCGTGTACAGCGGCTGGGTGAAGTACCAATTGGCCGCTGCGGTCGACGCAAGCGCAGTGACGAAAGCCGGTCCGAACCCACCGATCGCTGCCACGATACAGACGTACAGCAGGTAGATCACCAGCACCGAGGGCAGCCCGATCGAGTTGCGAGCGGCGTCGAGAACGACGGTCAGGAGCGGCAGTCCAACCACCACCAGCGCCCAGCCGGCAGCCCGCCGCCGACGCGACAGCGGGGACCCATGGCGCCGTGGCGCGGGCGGCAGCGCCGCCCGTTCAGCACCGTCGTCGCGAGAGATCACGTGAACGTCGATCTCGCCCGCCGCTCGGATCACCCGGTTGATCACCGAGCCCCGCACCAGCTCGGACAGCCGATCGCGGCGGGAGGCGCCAAGCACGATCTGGGTGGCGCGCACCGACCCGGCGAAGGCCACCAGTCCCTCGGCGACATCGTCGCTGGTCGTCTCGTGGTAGGTGCCGCCCAGGTCGGCGAGCAGCGTCCGGTGGGCGAGCAGTTCCTCGTTGGGGCCCTCTCGTAGCCCGGTGCCGGGACGTATGTGAACCCCGATCAGGTCACCGTGGCTTCGGCGCGCCATGCGGGCGGCCCGACGGATCAGGTGGTCGCCGCTCGGGGCTCCGGTGATGGCCACCACCACCCGTTCGCGGGTTTCCCAGGTACCGGCGATCCGCTCATCGCTCAGGTAGCGGCGCATCGCCTCGTCGACCTTGTCGGCAACCCACAACAGCGCCAGCTCGCGCAACGCGCCCAGGTTGCCCAGGCGGAAATAGTTGCCGAGAGCCGCATCGACCTTGTCGGGCGCGTAGATGTGGCCATGGACCATTCGGCGGCGCAGCGCCTCGGGCGTCATGTCGACCAACTCCACCTGCTCGGCGTCGCGGACCACCCGGTCGGGCACGGTTTCGCGCTGCCGCACGCCGGTGATCGCCTCCACGACGTCGTTGAGCGACTCCAGGTGCTGAACGTTGACGGTGGAGATCACGTCGATGCCGGCGGCAAGCAGTTCCTCGACGTCCTCCCAGCGCTTGGCATGGCGCGATCCGGGGGCGTTGGTGTGGGCCAGCTCGTCGACGAGTGCCACCTCGGGCCGACGGGCGAGGAGGGCGTCGAGGTCCATCTCATCGAGCACGGCACCGCGATGTTCGATGCGCCGCCGGGGCGCCACCTCAAGTCCCTCAAGTCGATCTGCGGTGTTGCGGCGGCCGTGTGTCTCGATGAAACCCACCACCACGTCGGTACCCCGGTCGAGCCGGCGGCGCCCCTCGCCCAACATGGCATAGGTCTTGCCCACGCCCGGCGCAGCGCCCAGATAGATGCGGAGACGGCCTCGACTCACGACCGAAGTCTACGAACCGCCGCCATTGGCGGCCTCCGCCTGCTCGACGGCCAGGTTGAGTTCGACGACGTTGACGCCGTCATCGCCGAGCACCCCGAGCGGGCGGTGTTGTGTGGCGTCGTCGATCAGACCGGCCACGACGTCGGCATCGAGGCCGCGGTCCACTGCCACCCTGGAGGCCTGCGCGCGGGCGTTGGCTTCGGAAATGTGTGGA
Above is a genomic segment from Candidatus Microthrix parvicella Bio17-1 containing:
- a CDS encoding amidohydrolase family protein, whose product is MTLTEPVPTETADRAGSAAAPYTIISADCHAGGSHQAYREYLDPEFVPDFDAWRGEYKNPYKDLGDKRKLRNWDNEMRNAQQEADGIAAEVVFPNTVPPFFPSFVLFAKPPTDEEYRHRHAGVTAHNRWLVDWCNEFPERRAGVGQIFLNDVDDAIADVRWIKENGLRGGILLPNIAPDVKWVKPLYDRCYDPLWQVLQDLEVPINIHSGSGNPDYGPYPVSMLLYINEVPFYTERPLVQLILSGVFERFPRLKVVLTEAGCAWVPPLLERLDTNIRSIRDTGATGEIRYGADHILPKDATEYFHQNVWMGVSQPRQADADARHIIGLDKFMWGSDYPHDEGTYPYTRENLRARFSAAPEAEMRKILAGNAAEMYGFDLDALAPLAARIGPTVEEVARPIADLPDKSIERISGDMDASAIK
- a CDS encoding META domain-containing protein — encoded protein: MTSLGRTSRRHPLGLGVALVLAAGALAACGGSEDGPTPGGSGGADNPNETLGERTWILDGTGSTPAITTGATVTLVHDSGNVSGQAPCNTYRTEFTVDGDRVEVGPVATTRMACEPEVNEAENDFLKALERVDTVAANGDRLTLTGSDGVELIFDAQDPATALLGSWEIVNLATNDALATPLKGTTPTIDFADDGSLAANAGCNQIGATWELDGSSLTIDDGRRTLMACADPEGVMEQEDALGKALDAAARVEVSDQLIIFNSEGSMLIAAKRAADG
- a CDS encoding ABC transporter ATP-binding protein, whose translation is MSDGPLVELRGVHAGYDGIDVLHGVDLVVGAGEVVAILGPNGAGKSTTLKVLAGLLPASAGDIIIAGRRVNGARADDLARRGLCLIPEGRGIFPNLTVRENLWMMTHRGQDRAQIEERSLARFPQLAQRIDQTSGTLSGGQQQMLAMARGLATDPALLVLDELSMGLAPIIVDELYDTVAQVAAEGTSVLLVEQFARIVIDVADVAVVLVQGHVVDAGRPHDIEDRLSQAYLGG
- a CDS encoding ABC transporter ATP-binding protein — translated: MGVLEATDVVVSFGGNRALDAASVVAAEGRITGLIGPNGAGKTTLFNAITGLVTPSSGRITLDGVDLTRKSMHRRARAGLARTFQQLELFTMLSVRENIRVAADIHHRWARHDGDPAASTEAILDRVGLRDAADERVTTLSTGHGRLVELGRALACHPSVLLLDEPASGQNDTETARFGRLLVELADDGITIVLVEHDMSLVMEVCHTVNVLNLGRILTSGSPAQVQTDPAVLDAYLGAPKSDLPTPVAQ
- a CDS encoding ABC transporter permease subunit → MEKFLIFTIVGLTLAAIYAIISSGLVLTYTTTGIFNFAHGAIGMLAAFAYWQIRFQWGWPTPLALFVVIGVIAPLFGLMLERVIMRGLAGTSEATKLVVSISLLVGLIGLANLIWTPGQSRPMSTFYQGRRLDLGVTSITYHQAITIGVAIGVAIGLRWLLHRTRIGVSMRANVDDRSLALLNGARPDRIALISWAVGVGLAAVGGILIAPSLSLEAGSLSLLIVNAYAAAIFGRLRSLPLTFVGAIAIGLTEGYLAGYLPGDNRYLAGMRPAAAVIVLFLALLFVPNPRLRTRTQLREYFPSPSRTGTFALAGAVVAVGVVMVTTLDAGSLISYGPVFSLGIVALSLVPLVGFAGQISLAQLTFGGIGAIAVAHHGGGGSPLGLVLAMVFAAAVGALIALPVMRLSGIYLALATAAFGVAMDRWIFNLPDFDLGPIHVSLFNVNSTSIDALSLFGYRFDTPGRQLMLSAVAFAVVAVLVAALRWGRWGRQLVAMRDSEVACATFGLDLRWPRVGVFTLSAAIAGLGGALYGMQLGTVSPSRYDLLTGLPIFILVIVGGAGLIGGALFAGISLFGLIPLTSGLGPLFAKVNTIIPGLAGIGLGRNPSGVVPLMSDGVAPLRRDRPVLVAMTAAMVGAYALRLAGVIGNRPFALLLAVTFLVAGALASIRSTRPAPVAAAVASAELGAAASDGVATAALPERPNFERAGIEWAGLARAWSPADLTAMNDELGFDGTTRDGLAFVPAALVGAKSPGGRPFEVRPAGNEQGVGNGGA
- a CDS encoding ABC transporter substrate-binding protein, with amino-acid sequence MIVGGRRRPVVFGAPLHKRTAVAVLAAAVLVGGCTRGANEVETGAAAPVATAGGAATAAADTLGGNGTQAPNEQTTAAGDFGDLKGVCGPGDASGATAQGVTDDAIQVGTIADPGFVGRPGLNQEIFDSAEVFTAWCNDAGGINGRKIEDVERDAKLTEYKQRITESCQEDFMLVGSGGVFDETGQEERLRCMLPEIPGFQVSPEARASELSVSPVPAAIDELQVGLFRYLEDEFPGSTDRVGFLTGNIGSLVFVDAQAQDAAKQLGWTSVYKAQYNSTGEASWTPFAEALSSDKVEGVVYTGEPEGLAKLLQAMADIGYEPKWILAGTNVIDQGFIDVGGAAVKNVYAVASVVPPFLAEDNPATQQYLDLFGEFLPDGKDEALLGYQAFSGWLLFAGAVKQCGSDVTRACVYDAARKVTDWTGGGLHAEANPSKDQGPECMMVVEATPKGFVIPDDFEPNDGLFSCSKDNIIKLTGDYGSGTTLESVGKSIDDLE
- a CDS encoding response regulator, giving the protein MTTVLVVDDEPQIRRALATNLQAREFDVVLADTGRAALQLAADRHPDLVLLDIGLPDLSGIEVVHGLRGWTEVPIIMLTVRSEEADKVEALDAGADDFVTKPFGMNELLARMRAALRRTASVGETVPVVVVGRLRIDLADKRVERSGEAVHLTPTEWELVEHLARHSDRLVTQRQLLTAVWGPNFDDESGYLRVHMANLRRKLEGDPSHPRYFKTEPGMGYRFLTDGDEER